In one Rutidosis leptorrhynchoides isolate AG116_Rl617_1_P2 chromosome 8, CSIRO_AGI_Rlap_v1, whole genome shotgun sequence genomic region, the following are encoded:
- the LOC139864178 gene encoding F-box protein At3g62430-like, producing the protein MLNASEIDIQANQLDLPSVLFTCKTLIKLSFIWYNKGEDWTITLSIDLPFLKTLNINIVGPSSFNASKLINGCPVLESLFLDIDCGGNDEDYNLNIPTLKHLEIRTRKGLGANQVVVNLPDLESFYFRGSLSSGYVTSRFVMEDLSSLVSAIILNLLICLSF; encoded by the coding sequence ATGTTAAATGCTTCTGAGATTGACATACAAGCCAATCAGCTTGACTTGCCTAGTGTATTATTCACTTGTAAGACCCTCATAAAATTGAGCTTTATTTGGTATAACAAGGGCGAAGATTGGACCATTACATTATCTATTGATCTCCCTTTTCTAAAAACTCTTAACATCAATATTGTTGGACCTTCTTCTTTTAATGCATCTAAATTGATAAATGGTTGTCCAGTACTTGAAAGTTTATTTTTAGATATAGACTGTGGTGGTAATGACGAAGACTACAATTTGAATATCCCTACTTTGAAGCATTTGGAAATTAGAACTCGTAAAGGTTTAGGTGCTAACCAAGTTGTCGTGAATCTGCCCGATCTTGAAAGCTTTTATTTTCGGGGTTCGTTGTCTTCAGGTTATGTGACTTCACGTTTTGTGATGGAGGATCTGTCATCTCTGGTTTCTGCAATCATTCTCAATCTACTGATTTGTTTGAGCTTCTGA